From the Quercus lobata isolate SW786 chromosome 6, ValleyOak3.0 Primary Assembly, whole genome shotgun sequence genome, one window contains:
- the LOC115995072 gene encoding uncharacterized protein LOC115995072 isoform X1, which produces MMSGDNFTDGFGKTRQALADVTNRKRAFSSVSGDVGLNYGDGYGKNVGCGDGDPKFAKQGCLGVENLVQEECEAKFGVDGNEKEKDLSPTCSEVGTSLENIASTVVNLLDKSKETSDLFQGDRIRHSVAVETGDVLRDSCVSSISAPACSGLSKKNCCGVGGNCQDEEVRLSSSVTGSNAVCEGLVARVCKDNEKDQQGGRLASSNYGSVEWSRLPKSHGSKFHELERCTSAKGDGCANLNAGTDVLKGCSCSFCLKAAHMWSDLHYQDIKGRIAVLKKSQKEASILVQNSCRGKEVDIHGQGNFNKVTKLDPDLTGQWKSLFLHMENIFVNESNQLQSSYVTLKDLRENCKMDLEMINGMASEKH; this is translated from the exons ATGATGAGTGGAGATAATTTCACAGATGGGTTTGGCAAAACCCGTCAGGCTTTAGCCGATGTGACCAACAGGAAAAGGGCGTTTTCTTCGGTTTCAGGTGATGTAGGACTTAATTATGGAGATGGGTATGGTAAAAATGTGGGTTGTGGAGATGGGGATCCAAAGTTTGCAAAGCAAGGGTGCTTAGGAGTAGAGAATTTAGTCCAAGAGGAATGTGAGGCCAAGTTTGGAGTAGATGGTAATGAAAAGGAGAAGGATTTGTCCCCCACTTGTAGTGAGGTTGGTACTTCACTAGAGAATATTGCATCTACTGTTGTGAACTTACTGGATAAGAGTAAGGAGACATCAGATTTGTTTCAAGGCGACAGGATACGGCATAGTGTTGCTGTGGAGACTGGTGATGTATTGAGAGATAGTTGTGTGTCTAGTATTTCGGCGCCTGCTTGCTCTGGACTGTCCAAGAAAAATTGTTGCGGGGTCGGAGGGAACTGTCAAGATGAGGAAGTGAGACTCAGTTCCAGTGTTACTGGAAGTAATGCAGTATGTGAAGGATTGGTCGCACGTGTTTGCAAGGATAATGAGAAGGATCAACAAGGTGGTAGATTGGCCTCAAGCAATTATGGGTCTGTTGAGTGGTCAAGATTGCCCAAGTCACATGGTTCTAAGTTCCATGAATTGGAAAGATGCACAAGCGCTAAGGGTGATGGTTGTGCTAATCTAAATGCTGGTACCGATGTTCTCAAAGGTTGCTCTTGTTCATTTTGCTTGAAAG CTGCTCATATGTGGTCAGACCTCCATTACCAGGACATCAAGGGTCGAATAGCTG tattGAAGAAGAGTCAGAAAGAAGCAAGCATTTTGGTTCAAAATAGTTGCAGGGGAAAGGAGGTTGACATTCATGGCCAAGGGAACTTCAACAAAGTAACAAAATTAGATCCTGACCTCACGGGTCAGTGGAAATCACTCTTTCTTCACATGGAGAATATCTTTGTCAATGAAAGCAACCAGCTT CAATCCAGCTATGTTACGCTTAAAGATTTGAGAGAGAACTGCAAGATGGATCTGGAGATGATCAATGGAATGGCTTCAGAAAAACATTAG
- the LOC115995072 gene encoding uncharacterized protein LOC115995072 isoform X2: MMSGDNFTDGFGKTRQALADVTNRKRAFSSVSGDVGLNYGDGYGKNVGCGDGDPKFAKQGCLGVENLVQEECEAKFGVDGNEKEKDLSPTCSEVGTSLENIASTVVNLLDKSKETSDLFQGDRIRHSVAVETGDVLRDSCVSSISAPACSGLSKKNCCGVGGNCQDEEVRLSSSVTGSNAVCEGLVARVCKDNEKDQQGGRLASSNYGSVEWSRLPKSHGSKFHELERCTSAKGDGCANLNAGTDVLKGCSCSFCLKAAHMWSDLHYQDIKGRIAVLKKSQKEASILVQNSCRGKEVDIHGQGNFNKVTKLDPDLTGQWKSLFLHMENIFVNESNQLVSATFVSYDLAT, encoded by the exons ATGATGAGTGGAGATAATTTCACAGATGGGTTTGGCAAAACCCGTCAGGCTTTAGCCGATGTGACCAACAGGAAAAGGGCGTTTTCTTCGGTTTCAGGTGATGTAGGACTTAATTATGGAGATGGGTATGGTAAAAATGTGGGTTGTGGAGATGGGGATCCAAAGTTTGCAAAGCAAGGGTGCTTAGGAGTAGAGAATTTAGTCCAAGAGGAATGTGAGGCCAAGTTTGGAGTAGATGGTAATGAAAAGGAGAAGGATTTGTCCCCCACTTGTAGTGAGGTTGGTACTTCACTAGAGAATATTGCATCTACTGTTGTGAACTTACTGGATAAGAGTAAGGAGACATCAGATTTGTTTCAAGGCGACAGGATACGGCATAGTGTTGCTGTGGAGACTGGTGATGTATTGAGAGATAGTTGTGTGTCTAGTATTTCGGCGCCTGCTTGCTCTGGACTGTCCAAGAAAAATTGTTGCGGGGTCGGAGGGAACTGTCAAGATGAGGAAGTGAGACTCAGTTCCAGTGTTACTGGAAGTAATGCAGTATGTGAAGGATTGGTCGCACGTGTTTGCAAGGATAATGAGAAGGATCAACAAGGTGGTAGATTGGCCTCAAGCAATTATGGGTCTGTTGAGTGGTCAAGATTGCCCAAGTCACATGGTTCTAAGTTCCATGAATTGGAAAGATGCACAAGCGCTAAGGGTGATGGTTGTGCTAATCTAAATGCTGGTACCGATGTTCTCAAAGGTTGCTCTTGTTCATTTTGCTTGAAAG CTGCTCATATGTGGTCAGACCTCCATTACCAGGACATCAAGGGTCGAATAGCTG tattGAAGAAGAGTCAGAAAGAAGCAAGCATTTTGGTTCAAAATAGTTGCAGGGGAAAGGAGGTTGACATTCATGGCCAAGGGAACTTCAACAAAGTAACAAAATTAGATCCTGACCTCACGGGTCAGTGGAAATCACTCTTTCTTCACATGGAGAATATCTTTGTCAATGAAAGCAACCAGCTTGTGAGTGCAACTTTTGTTTCCTATGACTTAGCCACTTAG